From one Actinopolyspora saharensis genomic stretch:
- the rimM gene encoding ribosome maturation factor RimM (Essential for efficient processing of 16S rRNA): MAEQQAAPLVVGRVVKPHGVRGEFVVEVRSDSPDRRFVAGAVLGVVRKSGGGDPESSLELVAARWHAGRLLVEAEGISSRDAAERLRGALLTVNRDELEALDDPDEFHDYQLEGLSVRRPDDTVLGSVVGVVHTPAGELLSISLEQEQHEALVPFVNDIVVEVSVERGVLVVDPPEGLLDRF, encoded by the coding sequence ATGGCTGAACAACAGGCTGCTCCACTGGTCGTCGGTCGTGTGGTCAAACCGCACGGTGTGCGCGGCGAGTTCGTCGTGGAGGTTCGCTCGGACAGTCCGGACCGCCGCTTCGTCGCGGGAGCCGTCCTGGGAGTCGTACGCAAGTCCGGGGGCGGTGATCCCGAGTCGTCGCTCGAGCTGGTAGCCGCCCGGTGGCACGCCGGGCGGCTACTGGTGGAAGCCGAAGGGATTTCCTCGCGTGATGCGGCGGAGCGGTTGCGCGGAGCTCTGCTCACCGTGAACCGGGACGAGCTGGAAGCGCTGGACGATCCCGACGAGTTCCACGACTACCAGCTGGAGGGGTTGTCGGTCCGACGGCCGGACGACACCGTGCTGGGAAGCGTGGTCGGAGTGGTGCACACCCCTGCCGGAGAACTGCTGAGCATCTCCCTCGAGCAGGAGCAGCACGAGGCGCTGGTTCCCTTCGTCAACGACATCGTCGTCGAGGTGAGCGTCGAGCGGGGAGTCCTGGTCGTCGATCCCCCGGAAGGACTGCTTGACCGGTTCTGA
- the ffh gene encoding signal recognition particle protein, protein MFDTLSDRLTSVLKNLRGKGRLSEADIDATAREIRIALLEADVALPVVRSFISGVKERAKGTEVSQALNPAQQVIKIVNEELVGILGGEKRDLALAKKPPTVILLAGLQGSGKTTLAGKLARWLSGQGHTPLLVACDLQRPNAVTQLQVVGERAGSAVFAPEPGNGVGDPVDVARRGVAEAQRAQHDIVLVDTAGRLGVDEEMMQQASDIRDAVEPNETLFVVDAMIGQDAVSTAEAFRDGVGFSGVVLTKLDGDARGGAALSVRQVTGQPIMFASNGEKIEDFDVFHPDRMASRILGMGDVLTLIEQAEQAFDADRAEQAAEKLGSGELTLEDFLEQMQAVRKMGPLQNLVGMLPGANQMKDQLSNFDEGHLDRVQAIIRGMTPAERADPKIINASRRQRIANGSGVRVSDINDLVDRFFEARKMMQQMAGQFGGGGGGGRKATKKVKKGRKGKNKGQGQSKAARGGGMPAGLPGMPGGGQGGDAGQQLPGGLNQLPPGFDPSKLDFGKNKKKK, encoded by the coding sequence GTGTTCGACACTCTTTCCGACCGGCTCACTTCGGTCCTGAAGAACCTGCGCGGCAAGGGGCGGCTGTCCGAGGCGGACATCGACGCCACCGCGCGCGAGATTCGTATCGCGTTGCTGGAAGCCGACGTGGCACTGCCCGTGGTGCGCAGTTTCATCTCGGGTGTCAAGGAACGTGCCAAGGGCACCGAGGTGTCCCAGGCGCTGAACCCGGCCCAGCAAGTAATCAAGATCGTCAACGAGGAACTCGTCGGCATCCTCGGCGGTGAGAAGCGTGATCTGGCTCTTGCGAAGAAACCGCCGACCGTGATCCTGCTGGCCGGGCTGCAGGGCTCGGGCAAGACCACGCTGGCGGGCAAGCTCGCGCGTTGGCTCTCCGGGCAGGGGCACACCCCACTGCTGGTGGCCTGTGACCTGCAACGGCCCAATGCCGTCACGCAGCTGCAGGTCGTCGGGGAGCGTGCGGGAAGCGCCGTGTTCGCCCCCGAGCCGGGAAACGGCGTCGGAGACCCCGTTGATGTCGCCCGCCGGGGCGTGGCCGAAGCGCAGCGCGCCCAGCACGACATCGTCCTCGTCGACACCGCCGGCAGGCTGGGTGTCGACGAGGAGATGATGCAGCAGGCCTCGGACATCAGGGACGCCGTCGAGCCGAACGAGACCCTGTTCGTCGTCGACGCCATGATCGGTCAGGACGCCGTGAGCACGGCGGAAGCCTTCCGTGACGGCGTCGGTTTCAGCGGGGTCGTGCTCACCAAGCTCGACGGCGACGCGCGCGGCGGTGCCGCGCTCTCGGTTCGCCAGGTCACCGGCCAGCCGATCATGTTCGCCTCGAACGGCGAGAAGATCGAGGACTTCGACGTGTTCCATCCGGACCGGATGGCCAGTCGGATCCTCGGCATGGGCGACGTGCTGACTCTGATCGAGCAGGCCGAGCAGGCGTTCGACGCCGACCGTGCGGAGCAGGCCGCCGAGAAGCTCGGCTCCGGTGAGCTCACCCTCGAGGACTTCCTGGAGCAGATGCAGGCCGTCCGCAAGATGGGGCCGCTGCAGAACCTGGTGGGCATGTTGCCGGGTGCCAACCAGATGAAGGATCAGCTCTCCAACTTCGACGAGGGGCACCTCGACAGGGTGCAGGCGATCATCCGCGGTATGACCCCCGCGGAGCGGGCCGACCCGAAGATCATCAATGCGTCCCGCAGGCAGCGCATCGCGAACGGCTCCGGTGTGCGGGTCAGCGACATCAACGACCTGGTCGACAGGTTCTTCGAGGCCCGCAAGATGATGCAGCAGATGGCGGGTCAGTTCGGTGGTGGCGGCGGAGGGGGCCGCAAGGCCACCAAGAAGGTCAAGAAGGGCAGGAAGGGCAAGAACAAGGGCCAGGGGCAGTCGAAGGCCGCACGTGGCGGTGGAATGCCCGCCGGGCTGCCCGGAATGCCCGGCGGAGGTCAGGGCGGAGACGCCGGCCAGCAGCTGCCCGGCGGTCTCAACCAGCTTCCCCCCGGATTCGATCCTTCCAAGCTCGATTTCGGCAAGAACAAGAAGAAGAAGTGA
- a CDS encoding RNA-binding protein: MTVLADALEHLVRGIVDNPDEVRVESSSTRRGRTLEVHVNPDDLGKVIGRGGRTATALRTVVSGVGGRGIRVDVVDTDR; encoded by the coding sequence GTGACTGTCCTCGCGGACGCCTTGGAACATCTCGTGCGGGGGATCGTGGACAATCCCGACGAGGTGCGCGTCGAATCGTCGTCGACCCGTCGCGGTCGCACTCTCGAGGTGCACGTCAATCCCGATGACCTCGGCAAGGTCATCGGAAGGGGCGGGCGTACCGCGACTGCGCTGCGCACTGTCGTTTCCGGCGTCGGTGGGCGCGGTATCCGCGTCGACGTGGTAGACACCGATCGCTGA
- the trmD gene encoding tRNA (guanosine(37)-N1)-methyltransferase TrmD, with product MRIDVLTIFPDYLAPVREALLGKAIDRGRISVGVHDLRDWTHDVHRSVDDSPYGGGPGMVMKPSVWGEALDSVCADAVEQPRLVIPTPAGVPFDQPTARRWSEEQHLVFACGRYEGIDQRVIDDAARRMSVEEVSIGDYVLVGGEVATLTMIEAVVRLLPGVLGNPASAEQDSFSDGLLEGPCYTRPETWRGLSVPEVLRSGDHAAVDRWQRDRALERTASRRPDLINALAPEQLDDRDRALLARLADSEAEGPPAGAESAEEPPEAPGSGTSEM from the coding sequence ATGCGGATCGATGTTCTGACGATCTTTCCCGACTACCTCGCTCCGGTGCGTGAAGCCCTGCTGGGCAAGGCGATAGATCGCGGCAGGATCTCCGTGGGAGTGCACGATCTGCGGGACTGGACGCACGACGTCCACCGCTCCGTCGATGACAGCCCCTACGGGGGCGGGCCCGGCATGGTGATGAAACCGAGCGTGTGGGGGGAGGCCCTCGACAGCGTCTGCGCCGATGCCGTCGAGCAGCCACGGCTCGTGATTCCGACCCCGGCCGGGGTTCCCTTCGATCAGCCGACGGCTAGGCGTTGGTCGGAGGAACAGCACCTGGTGTTCGCCTGCGGGCGTTACGAGGGCATAGATCAGCGTGTGATCGACGACGCGGCTCGGCGTATGTCGGTGGAGGAGGTCTCCATCGGAGACTACGTCCTTGTCGGCGGCGAGGTCGCGACGTTGACCATGATCGAGGCCGTGGTGCGGTTGTTGCCCGGCGTGCTCGGCAATCCCGCCTCCGCCGAGCAGGACTCGTTCTCGGACGGGCTGCTGGAGGGGCCGTGCTACACGCGCCCGGAAACCTGGCGCGGCCTGTCCGTGCCCGAGGTGTTGCGTTCGGGGGACCACGCCGCTGTCGATCGCTGGCAGCGGGATCGTGCGCTCGAACGCACCGCGTCGCGGCGTCCGGACCTGATCAACGCGCTGGCGCCCGAGCAGTTGGACGACCGCGATCGGGCCCTGCTCGCCCGCCTGGCGGACTCCGAGGCGGAAGGTCCGCCCGCGGGGGCCGAGAGCGCGGAGGAACCTCCGGAGGCTCCCGGGAGCGGCACCTCGGAGATGTAG
- a CDS encoding CPBP family intramembrane glutamic endopeptidase gives MAAPQPPGTGGGADPERCQHDHTAPDVARSGERAPRWGFGAFFLAEAVFVLVSVGLATFFGDFGSGSWVGPVFVLILMAPTVLAGAVAVVATLVRGNGPVRDFGLRWRRSDVRTGLGIGMCGLVLSTVASMIWTRWVGTEQANSAVGSLLEQVRLPPVLAVVIFLHVWLVAPICEELLYRGLLWGAMEKLRFSQVTVFLLTTAIFAIGHFEPARTVLLLVIALPIGLARLITGRLTASVVAHQVNNFLPALGLLLMSLGLLPA, from the coding sequence GTGGCCGCACCGCAACCTCCCGGAACCGGCGGTGGTGCGGATCCGGAACGTTGCCAGCACGATCACACGGCCCCGGACGTCGCGCGTTCCGGTGAACGCGCTCCCCGATGGGGGTTCGGTGCCTTCTTCCTCGCCGAAGCCGTTTTCGTCCTGGTCTCGGTGGGCTTGGCGACGTTTTTCGGTGATTTCGGAAGCGGGAGCTGGGTCGGTCCCGTCTTCGTGCTGATCCTGATGGCTCCCACCGTGCTGGCCGGTGCGGTGGCCGTCGTGGCCACGCTCGTCCGGGGGAACGGTCCCGTGCGGGACTTCGGGCTGCGCTGGAGACGTTCCGATGTGCGCACCGGCCTGGGCATAGGTATGTGCGGGCTGGTGCTGAGCACCGTGGCCTCGATGATCTGGACCAGGTGGGTCGGCACGGAGCAGGCGAACTCGGCAGTGGGAAGTCTGCTCGAACAGGTGCGACTCCCCCCGGTGCTCGCCGTGGTCATTTTTCTGCATGTGTGGTTGGTCGCCCCGATCTGCGAGGAGTTGCTCTACCGCGGACTCCTCTGGGGGGCGATGGAAAAGCTCAGGTTCAGCCAGGTCACGGTGTTTCTGCTCACCACGGCGATATTCGCCATCGGGCACTTCGAGCCCGCGCGTACCGTGCTGTTGCTCGTGATAGCCCTGCCGATCGGGTTGGCGCGACTCATCACGGGAAGGTTGACTGCTAGCGTCGTGGCACACCAGGTGAACAACTTCCTGCCCGCGCTGGGGCTGTTGCTCATGTCGCTGGGTCTGCTGCCTGCCTGA
- a CDS encoding DEAD/DEAH box helicase → MPTFDELELDDRVFSALTELGYETPSDIQSETIPSLLQGRDVTGQAQTGTGKTAAFALPILSRIQLDKKQKPQALILAPTRELAIQVAEAFRTYASHMPGLRVLPIYGGQSYGPQLGGLREGAHIVVGTPGRLIDHLDRGSLDLSGISHLVLDEADEMLRMGFIEDVERILKSAPTDRQVALFSATMPNAVRKISQSYLNNPVEIAVRSATKTGANIRQRYWPVRGVRKLDALSRLLEVEPIDAAIVFARTKQLTEELTEQLRVRGFNAAAINGDIAQAQRERTIDQLRQGRVDILVATDVAARGLDVDRVSHVLNYDAPHDSESYVHRIGRTGRAGRSGEAILFVTSRERQLLRSIERATGQSIERMDLPTIEAVNERRLERFRQRITDTLENSDLEVFEQLVRDYEQSSEVPAARVAAALASMTQGDRPLLLQPEPEPENSKPKRNGSRSSDFSSNDSDTAMFRVEVGRRNRVTPSALVGALANEGGLSSKRIGHIDIRDEHSLVELPAELSEDLLHKLRKTQVAGRGLRISRAEGETPKRSGSGGGWSRRPTRERSSSRRRGRTGSTGSRSDKRPAAERG, encoded by the coding sequence ATGCCCACATTCGATGAGCTCGAACTCGACGACCGCGTCTTCAGTGCGCTGACCGAACTCGGTTACGAGACTCCCTCGGACATCCAGTCCGAGACCATTCCCTCCCTGCTGCAGGGACGGGACGTCACGGGACAGGCCCAAACGGGAACGGGCAAGACCGCGGCCTTCGCCCTTCCGATCCTGTCGAGGATCCAGCTCGACAAGAAGCAGAAGCCGCAGGCCCTGATCCTCGCGCCCACCCGCGAGCTCGCCATCCAGGTGGCCGAGGCCTTCCGGACCTACGCCTCCCACATGCCCGGACTCCGTGTGCTGCCCATTTACGGTGGGCAGAGCTACGGTCCCCAGCTGGGTGGGCTCCGCGAGGGAGCCCACATCGTCGTCGGCACGCCGGGGCGGCTTATCGACCACCTGGACCGGGGGTCTCTCGATCTTTCCGGGATCAGTCACCTCGTGCTGGACGAGGCGGACGAGATGCTGCGCATGGGATTCATCGAAGACGTCGAGCGGATCCTCAAGTCGGCACCCACGGACCGGCAGGTCGCCCTGTTCTCCGCGACCATGCCGAACGCCGTGCGCAAGATCAGCCAGTCCTACTTGAACAACCCCGTCGAGATCGCGGTGCGCAGCGCCACGAAGACGGGGGCCAACATTCGGCAGCGCTACTGGCCCGTCCGCGGCGTGCGCAAGCTGGACGCCCTCTCCCGGCTGCTCGAGGTCGAGCCGATCGACGCCGCCATCGTGTTCGCCAGGACCAAGCAGCTGACCGAGGAACTCACCGAGCAGCTGCGCGTGCGCGGGTTCAACGCCGCGGCGATCAACGGTGACATCGCTCAGGCGCAGCGTGAGCGGACCATCGATCAGCTGCGTCAGGGACGCGTCGACATTCTGGTGGCCACGGACGTGGCCGCCCGTGGGCTGGACGTTGACCGCGTTTCCCACGTGCTCAACTACGACGCCCCCCACGACAGCGAGTCCTACGTGCACCGCATCGGTCGTACCGGCCGGGCGGGGCGCAGTGGTGAGGCGATCCTGTTCGTCACCTCGAGGGAACGGCAGCTGCTGCGTTCCATCGAGCGTGCCACCGGGCAGTCCATCGAGCGCATGGACCTGCCGACGATCGAAGCGGTCAACGAGCGCAGGCTCGAGCGGTTCCGCCAGCGGATCACGGACACCTTGGAAAACAGTGATCTGGAAGTCTTCGAGCAGCTGGTGCGCGACTACGAGCAGAGCAGCGAGGTGCCCGCCGCCCGCGTCGCGGCCGCGCTGGCGAGCATGACCCAGGGTGACCGTCCGCTGCTGCTGCAGCCGGAGCCCGAGCCCGAGAACAGCAAGCCCAAGCGCAACGGCTCGCGTTCCTCGGACTTCTCCTCGAACGACTCGGACACGGCGATGTTCCGGGTGGAGGTGGGTCGGCGCAACCGGGTCACCCCCAGTGCGCTGGTCGGTGCCCTGGCCAACGAGGGCGGCCTGTCCAGCAAGCGCATCGGTCACATAGACATCCGGGACGAGCACAGCCTGGTCGAGCTTCCCGCCGAGTTGTCGGAGGACCTGCTGCACAAGCTGCGCAAGACGCAGGTGGCCGGACGTGGGCTGCGGATCAGCCGTGCCGAGGGGGAGACCCCCAAGCGCTCCGGTTCCGGCGGTGGTTGGTCCAGGAGGCCGACTCGGGAACGTTCGAGTTCGCGCCGGAGGGGCCGGACGGGGTCCACGGGGTCCCGCTCCGACAAGCGCCCGGCTGCCGAGCGGGGCTGA
- a CDS encoding AAA family ATPase, with protein sequence MSTWCRFEVGEERGRTASSGDTGRRSPVEIGVGARELVVFGGLPGAGKSTALRSLRSALPVTVLDSDQVYEALLSCTEFARPGVSRAGGRIPYHLIRGVVHPVHHLRVVLACARFPGVVVVHMPVTRGVARVLLALLAAVTGRSALLLWLDVSPGSALEGQCARGRVIKARTFVRHVRRARRARRVMHTFDALFGWRRVHVLTRAEIANGIQLIPPG encoded by the coding sequence GTGAGCACGTGGTGCCGGTTCGAGGTGGGTGAGGAGCGCGGGCGAACCGCGTCGAGCGGGGACACGGGGCGCCGTTCTCCCGTGGAGATCGGGGTGGGAGCTCGCGAACTGGTCGTTTTCGGCGGGTTGCCGGGGGCGGGCAAGAGCACGGCCCTTCGCTCGCTCCGGTCCGCGCTTCCCGTGACGGTGCTGGACTCCGATCAGGTCTACGAGGCCCTGCTCTCCTGCACGGAGTTTGCCCGCCCGGGGGTCTCCCGCGCGGGAGGACGTATTCCGTATCACCTGATCAGAGGTGTGGTGCACCCGGTGCACCACCTCCGGGTCGTGCTCGCCTGCGCGCGGTTTCCGGGGGTTGTGGTCGTGCACATGCCGGTAACCAGGGGGGTGGCGCGAGTGCTGCTGGCGCTGCTCGCCGCGGTGACCGGCCGGAGCGCGCTGCTCCTCTGGCTGGACGTGTCCCCCGGAAGTGCGTTGGAGGGGCAGTGTGCTCGTGGTAGGGTGATCAAGGCACGAACGTTCGTACGACATGTGCGACGTGCTCGTCGGGCCCGGCGGGTGATGCATACCTTCGACGCCTTGTTCGGATGGCGGCGAGTGCATGTACTCACACGTGCGGAGATCGCCAATGGGATTCAGCTGATTCCACCAGGGTGA
- a CDS encoding amidohydrolase family protein, protein MTALHLRGRVLPEGRTRDLWVRDGVLSTSPVPDAVTVFDGGYLLPGPVDAHCHVGVGEQGPVELSEAEAQAETDRDAGTLLLRDCGAPVDTRPLQERADLPRIVRAGRHLARPKRYIPHLAEQLDDPEELPAAVERQAKNGDGWVKLVGDWIDRSVGDLAPLWPDEVLERAITAAHENGARVTAHVFGPDALPSLLNAGIDCIEHGTGLDDASIELMARRRVALVPTLINIENFPSFAAAATKYPDYAAHMNKLYHESERTVGKAIEAGVAVYAGTDAGGGIAHGRLVDEVLALNRVGMSAEQAVASATWDARSWLGFSGLEDGAAADLVGYEADPRGNLEVLRNPKRIVLRGRVVA, encoded by the coding sequence GTGACCGCTCTTCACTTGCGGGGCCGAGTACTCCCCGAAGGGCGAACACGTGACCTCTGGGTGCGGGACGGGGTGCTCAGCACCTCTCCCGTCCCGGACGCCGTGACGGTTTTCGACGGCGGCTACCTGCTCCCCGGCCCCGTGGACGCGCACTGTCACGTCGGAGTGGGCGAGCAGGGCCCCGTCGAGCTGTCCGAGGCCGAGGCCCAGGCGGAGACGGACAGGGACGCGGGAACCCTGTTGTTGCGCGACTGCGGGGCTCCCGTGGACACGCGTCCGTTGCAGGAGCGCGCGGACCTGCCCCGAATAGTGCGTGCGGGGCGACACCTGGCCCGACCGAAGCGCTACATACCGCACCTGGCCGAACAGCTCGACGATCCCGAAGAACTCCCCGCAGCCGTCGAGCGACAGGCGAAGAACGGCGACGGCTGGGTGAAGCTGGTCGGGGACTGGATCGACCGCTCGGTGGGCGATCTGGCGCCGTTGTGGCCGGACGAGGTTCTCGAGCGCGCCATCACGGCTGCCCACGAGAACGGGGCGCGCGTCACCGCGCACGTCTTCGGGCCGGACGCGTTGCCCAGTCTGCTCAACGCCGGGATCGACTGCATCGAGCACGGCACCGGCCTCGACGACGCGAGCATCGAACTGATGGCGCGACGTCGTGTCGCCCTGGTCCCGACACTGATCAACATCGAGAACTTCCCCTCCTTCGCGGCGGCGGCGACCAAGTACCCCGATTACGCCGCGCACATGAACAAGCTGTACCACGAGTCCGAACGCACCGTGGGCAAGGCGATCGAAGCCGGTGTCGCGGTGTACGCAGGCACCGACGCCGGAGGCGGTATCGCGCACGGGAGGCTGGTCGACGAGGTGCTCGCCCTGAACCGGGTGGGGATGTCTGCCGAACAGGCGGTGGCCTCCGCTACCTGGGACGCCAGAAGCTGGCTCGGTTTCTCCGGGTTGGAGGACGGGGCCGCCGCGGACCTGGTTGGTTACGAGGCCGATCCGCGCGGAAACCTGGAAGTGCTGCGGAACCCGAAGCGGATAGTGCTGCGTGGTCGGGTGGTGGCTTAG
- a CDS encoding ammonium transporter — protein MNSGDTAWVLVCAALVMLMTPGLALFYGGMVRSRGVLNMLMMSLASLGVVGVLWVLYGYSAAFGSDLGGVGLLGSPLEFFGLSRLVGAEDMSDTIPTFAFVAFQAMFAILTVALISGAVADRARFGPWVLFAGLWATLVYFPVAHWVFAFDETSASGEITAVGGWIANRVAAIDFAGGTAVHINAGAAALALVFVLGPRTGWPRGTGKPHNLPLVVLGAGLLWFGWFGFNAGSALTAGTTAAVVFVNTLVGASAAMLAWMLVERIRHGKPTTLGAVSGIVAGLVAITPACSAVTPLGAIAIGAVAGAGCALAVELKYRLRFDDSLDVVGVHLVGGLIGTLLVGFFASESTPAGVAGLFYGGGVDQLWRQAVGAVAVFAYSLVLSWVIAWVLQKTIGFRLDERDEYVGIDETEHAEAGYHFGDAGSTLRKSAAGERGSVEELEGSVR, from the coding sequence GTGAATTCGGGTGACACCGCCTGGGTGCTCGTGTGTGCTGCTCTCGTCATGCTCATGACACCCGGCTTGGCTTTGTTCTACGGCGGGATGGTCCGCTCCCGCGGCGTGCTCAACATGCTGATGATGAGCCTGGCGAGCCTGGGTGTGGTCGGTGTGCTCTGGGTGCTGTACGGATATTCCGCAGCGTTCGGCAGCGATCTCGGCGGAGTCGGACTGCTCGGTTCCCCGCTGGAGTTCTTCGGGCTGTCCCGGCTCGTGGGGGCCGAGGACATGTCCGACACGATCCCCACCTTCGCTTTCGTGGCGTTCCAAGCCATGTTCGCGATCCTCACCGTGGCTCTCATATCCGGTGCCGTGGCCGACCGCGCTCGTTTCGGTCCGTGGGTGCTCTTCGCCGGGCTCTGGGCCACCCTGGTGTACTTCCCCGTGGCCCACTGGGTGTTCGCCTTCGACGAGACGAGCGCCTCCGGTGAGATCACCGCTGTGGGCGGCTGGATCGCCAACAGGGTGGCCGCGATCGACTTCGCGGGCGGGACCGCCGTGCACATCAACGCGGGTGCTGCCGCCTTGGCCCTGGTGTTCGTGCTGGGGCCCCGGACGGGCTGGCCCCGGGGGACGGGCAAGCCGCACAACCTGCCGCTCGTGGTGCTCGGCGCCGGTCTGCTGTGGTTCGGCTGGTTCGGCTTCAACGCGGGTTCCGCCCTGACCGCGGGCACCACGGCGGCCGTGGTCTTCGTCAACACGCTCGTCGGAGCCAGCGCGGCCATGCTGGCGTGGATGCTCGTCGAGCGGATCCGGCACGGCAAACCGACCACGCTGGGGGCCGTGTCCGGAATAGTCGCCGGACTGGTGGCCATCACTCCGGCGTGCTCGGCGGTCACCCCGCTCGGTGCCATCGCGATCGGTGCCGTGGCCGGAGCCGGGTGCGCCCTGGCCGTGGAGCTCAAGTACCGACTGCGCTTCGACGACTCGCTGGACGTGGTCGGAGTTCACCTGGTGGGTGGTCTCATCGGGACGCTGCTGGTCGGGTTCTTCGCCTCGGAGAGCACCCCCGCCGGGGTGGCCGGGCTCTTCTACGGGGGCGGCGTGGACCAGCTGTGGCGTCAGGCCGTCGGAGCCGTCGCGGTGTTCGCGTACTCGCTGGTGCTGAGCTGGGTCATCGCGTGGGTGCTGCAGAAAACGATCGGCTTCCGGCTCGACGAGCGCGACGAGTACGTCGGTATCGACGAGACCGAGCACGCCGAGGCCGGGTACCACTTCGGTGATGCGGGCAGTACGCTGCGCAAATCAGCGGCGGGCGAGCGTGGTTCCGTCGAGGAGCTGGAGGGAAGCGTCCGATGA
- a CDS encoding P-II family nitrogen regulator: protein MKLLTAVVQQHKVDEVRNSLTELGVRGMTIADVQGYGRQRGHTEIYRGAEYEVDVVEKTRIEVLVNDDDADDVLRAVVSSARSGRVGDGKVWMTPVESVVRVRTGETGEQAV, encoded by the coding sequence ATGAAGTTGCTCACGGCGGTCGTTCAGCAGCACAAGGTGGACGAGGTGCGCAACTCGTTGACCGAGCTCGGGGTCCGTGGCATGACCATCGCCGATGTCCAGGGCTACGGCAGGCAACGTGGGCACACCGAGATCTACCGGGGTGCCGAGTACGAAGTGGATGTCGTGGAAAAGACCAGGATCGAGGTCCTGGTCAACGACGACGATGCCGACGACGTGCTGCGGGCGGTGGTTTCCTCCGCGCGCAGCGGACGAGTCGGGGACGGCAAGGTGTGGATGACGCCGGTCGAGTCGGTGGTGCGGGTGCGCACCGGCGAAACGGGTGAGCAGGCGGTCTGA
- the rpsP gene encoding 30S ribosomal protein S16 gives MAVKIKLMRLGKIREPHYRIVVADAKTRRDGRDIETIGQYHPKQQPSHIQVDSERAQYWLSVGAQPTERVQHLLKVTGDWQKFKGLPGAEGTLKEPQGKKSKQEMFEAALSAAEEESGADATTPKKKGGKKAEAAADDEESKEQSEEGQA, from the coding sequence GTGGCAGTAAAGATCAAATTGATGCGGCTGGGTAAGATCCGCGAGCCGCACTACCGCATTGTCGTCGCCGATGCCAAGACTCGCCGGGACGGGCGGGACATCGAGACGATCGGCCAGTACCACCCGAAGCAGCAGCCGAGTCACATCCAGGTGGACTCCGAGCGTGCGCAGTACTGGTTGAGCGTCGGAGCCCAGCCCACCGAGCGGGTGCAGCACCTGCTGAAGGTGACTGGGGACTGGCAGAAGTTCAAGGGGTTGCCCGGAGCGGAGGGCACCCTGAAGGAGCCGCAGGGCAAGAAGTCCAAGCAGGAGATGTTCGAGGCTGCTCTCTCGGCCGCCGAGGAGGAGTCCGGTGCCGACGCCACAACGCCCAAGAAGAAGGGCGGCAAGAAGGCTGAGGCAGCGGCCGACGACGAGGAGAGCAAGGAGCAGTCCGAGGAAGGCCAGGCGTGA